The Terriglobales bacterium genome window below encodes:
- a CDS encoding glycosyltransferase family 39 protein, with protein MILITLFWAAIYIPGLFRPALLDDADTVHAEAAREMLTRHDWVTLYANGVRYLEKAPLQYWAVALCYKLFGVSEWSTRLPLTLAVLLLALVLYRLGSWVYGPRAGFYAGLIIVTSFGPFIYTRFFIPDLIVGLLLTAGLGFFLLGLNEPKPSLLACWGLAVTAALSVLAKGLIGIIFPGAIIFLYLLLTKNLRHLLRMRLVSSALVFLAVAAPWHILAALANPPAGKAKGFLWFYFVNEHFKRYLGTRIPKDYDTVPLWLFWGLLLIWLLPWSAFLPQAVARVRQAWKDFYRAPALEPRATLLFALWPAAIMLFFSFSTRQEYYVLPALPGLALLIGAWLARESQSGKGPEKSGLISSWIFFAIGFVVFVAAMVLGTLSSAPAPGYDIAELLRRDPSRYALSFGHFLDLTPQALGAFRIPLMGTGIAMLLGSTASLFFRKRCKPVIANLCLAVMMVAMLACALQGFTIFEPVISSKQLALAVEKQYKPGDVIVINGEYEEGSTMNFYTGIQVHVLKATHNLWYGSLFPDAPPIYENDESFLKLWNSRTRVFLWTEAENVPATLHDLVTYQVARRGGKVILSNQPNRQ; from the coding sequence GTGATTTTGATTACTTTGTTTTGGGCTGCGATTTATATTCCGGGGCTCTTCCGGCCTGCTCTTCTTGATGATGCCGATACCGTGCACGCCGAGGCCGCCCGCGAGATGCTTACCCGTCATGATTGGGTGACCCTGTATGCCAACGGGGTACGCTATCTGGAGAAAGCCCCTTTACAGTATTGGGCAGTTGCGCTCTGCTACAAGCTTTTCGGGGTTTCGGAGTGGAGCACGCGCCTGCCGCTCACCCTCGCCGTGCTGCTGTTGGCCCTTGTTCTCTACCGGCTGGGAAGCTGGGTGTATGGCCCCAGGGCTGGCTTTTATGCCGGGCTGATCATCGTTACCTCGTTCGGTCCTTTTATATATACGCGATTTTTTATCCCCGATTTAATTGTTGGATTGTTGCTGACCGCCGGTCTCGGCTTCTTTCTCTTGGGGCTGAATGAGCCTAAGCCCTCGCTGCTTGCCTGTTGGGGGCTGGCGGTCACCGCTGCGTTGAGCGTGCTGGCAAAAGGATTGATTGGGATCATCTTTCCCGGGGCCATAATTTTTCTCTATCTTCTGTTGACGAAAAACCTCCGCCATCTGCTGCGCATGAGATTGGTGTCGAGCGCGCTGGTTTTTCTTGCGGTGGCCGCTCCCTGGCACATTCTGGCTGCATTGGCCAATCCGCCCGCAGGCAAGGCCAAGGGCTTCCTCTGGTTTTATTTCGTCAATGAACACTTCAAGCGCTATCTGGGCACGCGTATTCCCAAGGATTACGACACGGTGCCTCTGTGGCTTTTCTGGGGATTGCTTCTGATATGGCTGCTCCCCTGGAGCGCATTCCTGCCGCAAGCTGTTGCTCGCGTACGGCAAGCATGGAAGGATTTTTACCGTGCGCCCGCGCTTGAGCCGCGCGCAACTCTGCTGTTCGCGCTCTGGCCCGCGGCCATCATGTTATTTTTCAGCTTTTCTACTCGGCAGGAATATTACGTTCTGCCGGCGCTGCCCGGTCTTGCGCTGCTGATCGGCGCGTGGCTCGCACGTGAATCGCAGTCCGGCAAAGGCCCGGAAAAAAGCGGATTGATCTCCTCGTGGATTTTTTTCGCCATTGGGTTTGTGGTTTTTGTTGCGGCAATGGTGCTGGGGACCCTGTCCAGCGCGCCGGCTCCGGGCTATGACATTGCCGAGTTGCTTCGCCGCGACCCTTCCCGCTACGCGCTCTCCTTCGGACATTTTCTTGATCTCACGCCCCAGGCCTTGGGCGCCTTCCGCATTCCGTTGATGGGGACTGGCATCGCCATGCTGCTGGGCAGCACCGCAAGCCTTTTCTTTCGCAAGCGCTGCAAGCCTGTGATAGCGAATCTTTGTTTGGCGGTGATGATGGTTGCCATGCTTGCCTGCGCATTGCAGGGATTCACCATCTTTGAGCCGGTCATCTCTTCCAAGCAGCTTGCCCTGGCCGTCGAAAAACAATACAAGCCGGGCGATGTGATCGTGATTAATGGAGAGTACGAGGAAGGTTCAACCATGAACTTCTACACAGGGATTCAAGTCCACGTGCTCAAAGCCACGCACAACCTCTGGTACGGCTCGCTCTTTCCCGATGCTCCGCCAATCTATGAGAACGACGAGAGCTTTCTGAAGCTCTGGAACTCCCGAACGCGCGTCTTCCTCTGGACCGAGGCGGAAAATGTTCCAGCCACGCTTCATGATCTGGTCACCTACCAGGTCGCCCGCCGCGGCGGGAAGGTGATTTTAAGCAACCAACCAAACCGGCAGTAA
- a CDS encoding ABC-F family ATP-binding cassette domain-containing protein: MIQLSAAGKRFGPKVLFQELDWLVTLRDRVGIVGANGTGKSTLLKVLAGIESLDYGSLTATKGITTGYLPQDGLALSGRTVFEECMQVFSGLLAMETELETLTRLMAEFDPESKEYEEVAERHHRLDSEFRTRDGYALEAQVGSVLTGLGFGKSDWTRRTEEFSGGWQMRIALGKLLLQKPNLLLLDEPTNHLDLESRNWLEDYLKSYPHAFVLISHDRYFLDVTVSKTLEIWNQRVHFYSGNYDRYLAQKAERRAQLEAAYRNQRDKIEQLEAFINRFRYQATKAKQVQSRIKELERMEKVEVPPDEKTIHFTFPQPKPSGRKVAEFIDVAKSYGAKQVLAGVNFVIERGDRIALVGINGAGKSTLIKLLTGSEPLTSGSYEVGHNVERDYFAQDQYKELNPDAKLLEDIFEVAPRSTQTELRNLLGCFLFSADDVFKPIGVLSGGERNRYALARMLLHPSNFLLLDEPTNHLDMRAKDVLLDALESFTGTVVFVSHDRYFIDKLATRIFEVSDGQVHVFPGNYEDYLWRKENAAAPAAQEVKAGNGLPSVAAPELPSPETANDGRSKRMNPIRLKQMQERCHEVEKEITRVEAGIAECENSLQTFVNAEETRRVQELLASRRKTLEELLAEWEEISQAIEAGT; the protein is encoded by the coding sequence ATGATTCAACTGTCTGCCGCCGGCAAGCGCTTCGGCCCCAAAGTGCTTTTTCAGGAACTCGATTGGCTGGTCACTCTACGCGACCGCGTGGGGATTGTGGGCGCGAACGGCACGGGCAAATCCACTCTGCTTAAGGTGCTGGCGGGAATCGAGTCGCTGGATTACGGAAGTCTGACGGCCACCAAGGGAATCACGACCGGCTATCTTCCGCAAGATGGGCTTGCTCTTTCGGGCCGCACGGTCTTTGAAGAGTGCATGCAGGTTTTCTCCGGGCTGCTGGCAATGGAGACGGAGCTTGAGACTCTGACCCGGCTCATGGCAGAGTTCGATCCGGAAAGCAAAGAGTACGAGGAGGTCGCCGAGCGCCATCACCGCCTGGATAGCGAATTCCGCACACGGGATGGCTACGCGCTGGAGGCGCAGGTGGGCAGCGTGCTCACCGGACTTGGGTTCGGGAAAAGCGACTGGACGCGGCGCACGGAAGAATTTTCCGGCGGTTGGCAAATGCGCATTGCCCTGGGCAAATTGCTGCTGCAAAAACCAAACCTTCTGCTGCTGGATGAGCCGACGAACCACCTTGATCTGGAGAGCCGCAACTGGCTGGAGGATTATCTGAAGTCGTATCCTCATGCCTTTGTGCTGATCTCGCACGACCGCTATTTTCTGGATGTCACCGTCAGCAAAACCCTGGAAATCTGGAACCAGCGAGTGCACTTCTACAGCGGCAACTACGACCGCTACCTGGCGCAGAAGGCTGAGCGTCGCGCACAACTTGAGGCCGCCTACCGCAACCAGCGCGACAAGATTGAACAACTGGAGGCATTCATCAATCGCTTCCGCTATCAGGCGACCAAGGCGAAACAGGTGCAGAGCCGGATCAAAGAGCTGGAGCGGATGGAGAAGGTCGAAGTTCCGCCGGACGAAAAGACCATTCACTTTACTTTTCCGCAACCTAAACCCAGTGGACGGAAGGTCGCTGAATTCATTGACGTCGCCAAGAGCTACGGCGCTAAGCAGGTCCTGGCAGGCGTGAATTTTGTCATTGAGCGCGGTGACCGCATTGCCCTGGTGGGGATCAACGGCGCGGGAAAATCAACGTTGATCAAGCTGCTCACCGGGAGCGAGCCGCTTACTTCCGGAAGCTATGAAGTCGGCCACAACGTTGAGCGCGATTACTTTGCCCAGGACCAATACAAAGAGCTGAATCCAGATGCCAAGTTGCTTGAAGATATTTTCGAGGTTGCGCCGCGCTCTACCCAGACCGAGTTGCGCAACCTGCTGGGCTGCTTCCTCTTTTCTGCCGATGATGTTTTCAAGCCGATTGGAGTGCTGAGCGGAGGCGAACGCAACCGCTATGCCCTGGCGCGCATGCTGCTGCATCCTTCGAACTTCCTGCTACTCGATGAACCCACCAACCATCTCGACATGCGCGCCAAAGATGTTCTCCTGGATGCCCTGGAGTCTTTCACCGGCACCGTAGTCTTTGTCTCGCACGACCGCTACTTTATTGACAAACTGGCCACTCGCATCTTCGAAGTGAGTGATGGCCAGGTGCACGTGTTTCCGGGCAATTACGAGGATTATCTCTGGCGGAAAGAGAACGCTGCAGCCCCTGCTGCTCAGGAAGTGAAGGCCGGCAATGGCCTGCCATCGGTTGCGGCGCCAGAACTCCCTTCCCCTGAAACGGCAAATGATGGCCGCTCAAAGCGAATGAACCCCATTCGCCTGAAGCAAATGCAAGAGCGTTGTCATGAGGTAGAAAAAGAGATCACGCGGGTTGAGGCCGGAATTGCTGAGTGTGAAAACAGCTTACAGACCTTTGTGAATGCGGAAGAGACTCGGCGGGTGCAGGAGTTGCTGGCGAGCAGACGCAAAACGTTGGAAGAGTTGTTGGCGGAGTGGGAAGAGATTTCGCAGGCGATTGAAGCCGGCACGTGA
- a CDS encoding zf-HC2 domain-containing protein — MACDLWREKIDAFVDSELSPEESAELHAHLRACSFCSVDLVEQLQLKRVTQTAGNKYKSEAPLELRKKVLQNLATKKSRSWQWSWLPALATAAVVLLAVLVFYPVLRPQQQEPLRELADIHTATLATTAPLDVLSSDKHTVKPWFQGKISFSFDPPELQNTPYSLLGGRLAYFQQSPAAELLCQYKQHRISVFIFEDRPEWKLQNNPSVSELTGLSIESWSQGGLRYVVLGDAAPDVIHNLAELWKQTAHT, encoded by the coding sequence ATGGCTTGCGATCTTTGGCGCGAAAAAATTGACGCTTTTGTAGATTCCGAACTCTCTCCGGAAGAGAGCGCGGAGTTGCATGCTCATCTGCGCGCCTGCAGCTTCTGCTCTGTGGACCTCGTGGAGCAGTTGCAGCTCAAACGTGTTACTCAAACCGCCGGCAATAAATACAAATCCGAAGCTCCCCTGGAGCTGCGGAAAAAAGTCTTGCAGAATCTTGCGACGAAGAAATCGCGCTCCTGGCAGTGGAGCTGGCTGCCGGCGCTGGCTACAGCGGCCGTGGTGTTGCTTGCCGTGCTGGTGTTCTATCCTGTGCTTAGACCTCAACAGCAGGAGCCGCTTCGCGAGCTGGCTGACATCCATACTGCTACTCTGGCCACCACCGCTCCGCTGGATGTGCTCTCCAGCGATAAGCACACGGTCAAGCCATGGTTTCAGGGAAAGATTTCTTTCAGCTTCGATCCGCCGGAGCTGCAAAACACCCCCTATTCACTGTTAGGGGGAAGACTGGCATATTTTCAGCAATCTCCCGCTGCCGAACTCCTATGCCAGTATAAGCAGCACCGCATTTCCGTCTTCATCTTCGAAGACAGGCCGGAGTGGAAGCTGCAAAATAATCCTTCCGTTTCCGAACTCACAGGGTTAAGTATTGAAAGCTGGAGCCAGGGCGGATTGCGCTACGTGGTTCTAGGGGACGCTGCTCCCGACGTCATTCATAATCTTGCCGAGCTGTGGAAGCAAACAGCACATACGTAG
- a CDS encoding RNA polymerase sigma factor, giving the protein MPLFDSLYNFARWLAQNREEAEDLVQETYAKALKGFSSFEPGTNFRAWMFRILRNSFLNSRTGLATRMTVSLEPEEEENIAGADRHTPESILLERTSHEAVAEAIEQLPVHYREVLLLCDVEELKYQEIAETLSIPVGTVMSRLSRARKAVRELLEKQPGVKPRTTAGKLG; this is encoded by the coding sequence ATGCCGCTCTTCGATTCCCTATATAACTTTGCGCGCTGGTTGGCCCAGAACCGCGAGGAGGCGGAGGACCTCGTTCAGGAAACCTACGCCAAGGCGCTCAAAGGCTTCTCTTCTTTTGAGCCGGGGACGAATTTCAGGGCGTGGATGTTCCGCATCCTGCGGAATTCTTTCCTGAATTCCCGCACGGGATTGGCCACGCGGATGACCGTCAGCCTGGAGCCGGAAGAGGAAGAAAATATAGCAGGAGCGGACCGGCACACCCCGGAATCAATTTTGCTGGAGCGGACCAGCCACGAAGCCGTGGCAGAAGCTATCGAGCAACTACCGGTGCATTACCGCGAGGTGCTGCTGCTCTGCGATGTGGAGGAATTGAAGTATCAGGAGATAGCGGAAACTCTTTCTATCCCGGTGGGAACGGTGATGTCGCGGTTGTCGCGGGCGAGAAAAGCCGTCCGCGAGTTACTGGAGAAGCAGCCGGGTGTAAAGCCCCGGACTACCGCCGGGAAATTGGGATAA
- a CDS encoding DHA2 family efflux MFS transporter permease subunit: MTPINPLNTKSGIPLVNPWIVAITVMTSTFMEVLDTTVVNVSLPHIAGSLSSTPDEATWALTSYLVANAIILPMTGWLANYFGRKRLLMASVTGFTISSFLCGFAPNLPFLIFCRIIQGATGGGLQPLSQAILLEVFPPKDRGKAMAFWALGIVVAPMLGPVLGGWLTDSYSWRWVFYINVPIGILSLVMTYLFVFDPAYIKRATAKIDYWGIGLLAVGIGALQIMLDKGQEDNWFSSRFITTLAVLAIGGLTLFVVRELMAEHPVVDLHVFKNRSYATGVFLMTVLGFVLYGSTTLVPLLLQTLMGYSAVQAGVAMLPRGLGSFIMMPVVGILMSKIEARRLLGTGILVATFSFWKFSHLSLDVGYWNFFWPLIIQGASMGFLFVPLTTITNDRIPREKMGNATSLFNLMRNIGASIGIASVLSIQTRRAQVHTSDLSGHVSIYNLLTQNTLSKIISMLTARGSDVVTATHQAYVILFGMIKQQAAIMSYNDVFAILTLTFAGMFPLIFLMQRPKHAQGGSEVAMH; encoded by the coding sequence ATGACTCCAATCAATCCGCTGAATACGAAGAGCGGCATTCCACTGGTCAATCCCTGGATTGTGGCCATCACCGTGATGACCAGCACATTCATGGAGGTGCTCGATACCACGGTGGTCAACGTTTCACTTCCCCATATTGCCGGCTCGCTTTCCTCCACGCCGGACGAGGCCACCTGGGCGCTGACATCTTATCTGGTTGCGAACGCAATCATCCTTCCCATGACCGGCTGGCTGGCCAACTACTTCGGCCGCAAACGCCTGCTTATGGCTTCGGTTACAGGATTTACGATTTCTTCGTTCTTATGCGGCTTTGCCCCTAACCTGCCGTTCCTCATTTTTTGCAGGATCATTCAGGGCGCAACCGGCGGCGGATTGCAGCCGCTTTCGCAGGCGATCTTGCTGGAGGTGTTTCCTCCCAAAGACCGTGGCAAGGCGATGGCTTTCTGGGCTCTGGGCATTGTTGTAGCTCCAATGCTCGGTCCGGTGCTGGGCGGTTGGCTTACCGATAGCTACAGTTGGCGCTGGGTGTTTTACATCAACGTGCCCATTGGCATCCTCTCGCTCGTCATGACTTATCTCTTTGTCTTCGATCCGGCATACATCAAGCGCGCTACGGCAAAGATAGATTACTGGGGCATTGGGTTGCTGGCGGTCGGCATCGGCGCACTGCAAATCATGCTCGATAAAGGGCAAGAGGACAATTGGTTCTCCTCGCGTTTCATCACTACTCTCGCTGTTCTGGCGATCGGCGGACTGACGCTGTTTGTGGTCCGGGAGCTTATGGCTGAACATCCTGTAGTGGACCTTCATGTCTTCAAGAACCGCAGCTACGCCACCGGCGTATTTCTCATGACCGTTTTAGGATTCGTTCTCTACGGAAGCACAACTCTGGTGCCCCTGCTCCTGCAGACGCTGATGGGATACTCCGCGGTGCAGGCCGGTGTTGCCATGCTTCCCCGCGGACTGGGCTCATTCATCATGATGCCCGTCGTCGGTATTCTGATGAGCAAGATTGAGGCGCGCCGCCTGCTGGGAACGGGCATCCTGGTAGCGACGTTCAGCTTCTGGAAGTTTTCTCATCTGAGCCTGGACGTCGGGTACTGGAACTTCTTCTGGCCGCTGATTATTCAGGGCGCCTCCATGGGCTTCCTGTTCGTGCCCCTGACCACCATCACCAATGATCGGATTCCCAGGGAAAAAATGGGGAACGCCACCAGTCTCTTCAACCTGATGCGCAACATCGGCGCCAGCATCGGAATTGCGTCTGTGCTGAGCATTCAGACGCGTCGCGCGCAAGTGCACACCAGCGACCTGAGTGGGCATGTGAGCATCTACAACCTGCTGACGCAGAATACGCTCTCCAAAATCATTTCCATGTTGACAGCCCGCGGATCCGACGTGGTCACCGCAACGCACCAGGCGTACGTCATACTATTCGGCATGATCAAGCAGCAGGCCGCCATCATGTCTTACAACGATGTCTTCGCCATTCTGACCTTGACCTTTGCCGGAATGTTCCCGCTGATCTTCCTGATGCAGAGGCCCAAACACGCGCAGGGCGGCAGCGAAGTAGCCATGCACTAA
- a CDS encoding HlyD family secretion protein: MPELELKPEVDEVVEERVDDTPLEQPIIEKKSFFAQHPQAKWIILAAAVVVLLGGIGFWMYYSVRESTDDAQIEGYVVPIAPRVSGTVISVNVNDNQPVKPDDLLVQLDPRDYEVAMQKAEGDLADALSGAQAARTGVPIASITYGSQLSITQANLMAAQKEVDSAEATLRQAAANYSKAADDLKRYQQLITRDEISQQQFDAAVTNEKAARAAVDAAQAGVVVAQSHVRQAQAQVAGASTAPDQVLVSRAHAGSAEGLVQTRTATLEQAKLNLEYTTIRAAVGGVVTNKQVQIGQVVQTAQPLMALVPLDDIWVVANYKEDQIKNMRVGQPVTIHVDAYNRDYNGHVDSFSAATASKTSLLPAENATGNYVKVVQRIPVKIRFEKGQDPQHILRPGMSAVPTVLTNK, from the coding sequence ATGCCTGAACTTGAGTTGAAACCTGAAGTGGATGAAGTTGTTGAAGAGAGAGTGGACGACACTCCCCTTGAACAACCCATCATAGAGAAAAAATCGTTCTTCGCGCAGCACCCGCAGGCAAAATGGATTATTCTCGCCGCCGCCGTGGTTGTGCTGCTGGGCGGAATCGGTTTCTGGATGTACTACAGCGTGCGCGAATCCACCGATGATGCCCAGATTGAAGGCTACGTTGTGCCCATTGCCCCGCGTGTAAGCGGTACCGTGATCAGCGTCAATGTGAATGACAATCAACCGGTCAAACCCGACGATTTGCTGGTGCAGCTTGACCCGCGTGATTACGAGGTTGCGATGCAAAAGGCGGAAGGAGATCTGGCCGATGCCCTCTCCGGCGCGCAAGCTGCCCGCACAGGTGTACCCATCGCCTCTATCACATATGGCAGCCAGCTTTCCATCACCCAGGCCAACCTGATGGCAGCGCAGAAAGAAGTAGACAGCGCCGAGGCAACGCTACGCCAGGCCGCCGCCAACTACAGCAAAGCAGCCGATGACTTGAAGCGCTACCAGCAACTCATTACGCGCGATGAAATTTCGCAGCAGCAGTTCGATGCCGCGGTCACCAATGAAAAAGCCGCGCGTGCTGCCGTGGATGCAGCCCAGGCGGGAGTGGTGGTGGCCCAAAGCCACGTGCGCCAAGCCCAGGCCCAGGTAGCAGGAGCGAGTACTGCGCCCGATCAGGTGTTGGTTTCGCGGGCCCACGCCGGTTCGGCCGAAGGGCTGGTGCAAACCCGTACTGCGACACTCGAGCAGGCAAAACTAAATCTGGAGTACACCACCATTCGCGCGGCCGTGGGTGGAGTGGTCACCAACAAGCAGGTCCAGATAGGTCAGGTAGTACAAACCGCGCAGCCGCTGATGGCGCTGGTGCCGCTGGATGATATCTGGGTGGTCGCCAACTATAAAGAAGACCAGATCAAGAACATGCGCGTGGGCCAGCCGGTGACGATCCATGTAGATGCCTACAACCGGGACTACAACGGGCATGTGGATAGCTTCAGCGCTGCCACGGCATCGAAGACCAGTTTGCTTCCTGCGGAAAATGCCACCGGTAATTATGTGAAGGTCGTGCAGAGGATCCCGGTGAAGATTCGTTTTGAAAAGGGACAGGACCCGCAGCATATCCTGAGGCCGGGAATGTCGGCCGTGCCCACGGTATTGACGAACAAATAA
- a CDS encoding TolC family protein gives MNQLAMRSEYYKVLVIAGMVLLGSTLLLGQSTDLGALSQSLSQLPPSFSGSVPSGQATSTAVELSLRDALELGLKQNLGLIEGTQDIRNAQAARLRALSKLLPDINASVTESVQQNNLAAFGLPPIPGVPTIVGPFSLSDARASLSQSLVDLSLWHKEKASSLDQEAAKLSYVDAREIVVVVIADLYLQAVASSARVDAAQSQLATAQTAYEQATNMRKAGLVAGIDALRSQVELQSRQQQLLAAKNRFAKDKLDLARAIGLPGGQEFNLADKMPYAPAPVVTLEKALADAYSHRADFQRAEALVHSAEAGRRGASAENLPTLGVQGNYGDIGRTFAHSHGTFSTAASLNIPIFQGGKVRADTLQADALLQRRRAELEDTRGKIDSEVRKAFLDVQAASDQVAVTGKEIELANETLNEARDRFAAGVTNNLEVVQAQEALANANETYISSVYSHNIAKASLARSVGLAEKSIREFLAEMH, from the coding sequence GTGAACCAACTTGCAATGCGAAGTGAATACTATAAGGTCCTGGTGATTGCGGGAATGGTGCTGTTGGGCTCGACTCTCCTGCTGGGACAATCCACAGATCTGGGCGCACTGAGCCAGAGCCTGAGCCAGCTTCCACCCTCCTTTTCCGGCAGCGTTCCCAGCGGCCAGGCAACCAGCACCGCCGTAGAACTTTCGCTGCGCGATGCGCTCGAACTGGGGTTAAAACAAAACCTCGGACTGATTGAGGGAACCCAGGATATTCGCAACGCCCAAGCGGCGCGCCTGCGCGCCCTGAGCAAATTGCTGCCCGACATCAATGCCAGCGTCACTGAATCTGTTCAGCAGAACAACTTGGCTGCGTTTGGGTTGCCTCCTATTCCCGGAGTTCCCACAATTGTCGGACCGTTCAGCTTGAGTGATGCGCGCGCCTCGCTTTCGCAATCCCTGGTGGACCTTTCTTTATGGCATAAGGAGAAAGCATCATCGCTGGATCAGGAGGCCGCCAAACTTTCCTACGTCGATGCGCGTGAAATTGTTGTCGTGGTCATCGCCGATCTTTATTTGCAGGCGGTCGCTTCTTCTGCACGCGTGGACGCTGCACAAAGCCAGCTCGCCACCGCGCAAACGGCCTACGAGCAGGCCACCAACATGCGCAAGGCCGGATTGGTAGCAGGAATTGATGCACTACGGTCGCAAGTGGAGCTGCAATCCCGTCAGCAACAGCTTCTGGCCGCGAAAAATCGCTTTGCCAAAGACAAGCTCGACCTCGCCCGCGCCATCGGCCTGCCCGGCGGACAGGAATTTAACTTGGCCGACAAAATGCCTTATGCGCCCGCCCCAGTAGTAACTCTAGAGAAAGCCCTGGCTGATGCATATTCGCATCGCGCCGACTTCCAGCGGGCGGAGGCCCTGGTGCATTCTGCCGAAGCCGGACGCCGCGGCGCGAGTGCGGAAAATCTTCCTACACTCGGTGTGCAAGGCAACTATGGCGACATTGGACGCACCTTCGCACACTCTCACGGGACCTTCAGCACTGCCGCGAGCCTGAACATTCCTATTTTTCAAGGCGGCAAAGTGCGCGCCGATACTTTACAGGCAGATGCTTTGCTGCAAAGGCGCCGCGCCGAGTTGGAAGACACCCGCGGAAAAATTGATTCCGAAGTCCGCAAGGCTTTTCTCGATGTACAGGCTGCCTCCGATCAGGTGGCGGTCACGGGCAAAGAGATTGAGCTGGCGAATGAAACCTTGAATGAAGCCCGCGACCGCTTTGCCGCCGGTGTGACCAATAATCTTGAAGTCGTGCAGGCACAAGAGGCTCTGGCCAATGCTAATGAAACCTATATCAGCAGCGTGTACTCGCACAACATTGCCAAGGCTTCCCTGGCGCGTTCCGTCGGCTTGGCGGAAAAGTCCATCAGAGAGTTTTTAGCGGAGATGCACTAA
- a CDS encoding TetR/AcrR family transcriptional regulator produces the protein MPRPHANPASAPEKALNAKPAILRAAIEEFAEQGFSGARMDAIAKATGVNIALLFYYFKSKDLLYKAALEEIFGNWRTRVLATLQGPQSPKEKLLAYINMYFDLAQSESPSSLRLVYQEIMRQGVSSSPHLTKLAQKYIKPIHHALRQIVRKGIAAGEIYPLDPEHFVYSMIGMMNFYFVSSSVIRILSSHDPWSKKGIEIRRREVTKFIQLALTKPNCGEE, from the coding sequence ATGCCTCGTCCGCATGCAAATCCGGCCAGCGCTCCAGAAAAAGCCCTGAATGCCAAGCCGGCCATCCTCCGTGCCGCCATTGAAGAGTTTGCCGAGCAGGGCTTTTCCGGCGCGCGCATGGATGCCATCGCCAAGGCAACCGGGGTCAACATTGCGCTGCTCTTCTATTACTTCAAGAGCAAAGATCTTCTCTATAAAGCAGCGCTGGAAGAAATTTTCGGCAACTGGCGCACAAGGGTGCTGGCCACCTTGCAAGGCCCGCAATCACCGAAAGAGAAACTTCTGGCTTACATCAACATGTACTTCGACTTGGCGCAAAGCGAGTCGCCATCGAGTTTGCGTTTGGTTTACCAGGAGATCATGCGCCAGGGCGTCTCCAGCTCTCCGCACCTGACCAAGCTGGCGCAAAAATATATCAAACCTATCCATCATGCGCTTCGCCAGATTGTCCGGAAAGGTATTGCTGCGGGAGAGATTTACCCTCTCGATCCGGAGCACTTTGTGTACTCCATGATCGGCATGATGAACTTTTATTTTGTCAGCAGCTCGGTCATCCGCATCTTGAGCAGCCACGACCCATGGAGCAAAAAAGGGATCGAAATCCGGCGCCGTGAGGTCACCAAATTTATCCAATTAGCATTAACCAAGCCGAATTGCGGCGAGGAATGA